A single window of Mycolicibacterium aurum DNA harbors:
- a CDS encoding RNA polymerase sigma factor, producing the protein MTSMATDEADLIAALRARDEVAFAALVDQHTPAMLRVARGYVASHEIAEEVVQEAWIALLKGIDGFEGRSSLRTWLFTVLINIAKKRGLRERSDVDMAIAAFTGGTVDPARFRDQDDPYPGHWKPDEVPTPFPDTPEGSALGEELRAVTRRELEKLPERQRLVVTMRDLLDMDSAEVSRLLDLSAANQRVLLHRGRAAVRQSLEKYLKETL; encoded by the coding sequence ATGACCAGCATGGCCACCGACGAAGCTGACCTCATCGCCGCACTCCGGGCACGCGATGAGGTCGCCTTCGCCGCCCTGGTGGACCAGCACACGCCGGCGATGCTGCGGGTCGCGCGCGGCTACGTCGCCTCGCATGAGATCGCCGAGGAGGTGGTCCAGGAAGCCTGGATCGCGCTGCTGAAGGGCATCGACGGCTTCGAGGGCCGATCGTCGCTGCGCACATGGCTTTTCACCGTGCTGATCAACATCGCCAAGAAGCGCGGCCTTCGCGAACGCTCGGACGTCGACATGGCGATCGCCGCGTTCACCGGCGGCACGGTCGATCCGGCCAGGTTCCGCGACCAGGACGACCCGTACCCCGGGCACTGGAAGCCCGACGAGGTGCCCACACCGTTTCCCGATACCCCGGAGGGCTCGGCCCTGGGCGAGGAACTGCGGGCCGTCACCCGGCGCGAGCTCGAGAAGCTGCCCGAACGGCAACGCCTCGTCGTGACGATGCGCGATCTGTTGGACATGGACTCCGCCGAGGTGAGCCGGCTGCTGGACCTCAGCGCCGCCAACCAGCGCGTGCTGCTGCATCGCGGCCGGGCGGCCGTGCGGCAGAGCCTGGAGAAGTATCTGAAGGAGACGCTGTGA
- a CDS encoding 2,3-butanediol dehydrogenase — translation MRAAVYYGPNKVEVDDVAEPDVRPGTVKLKVGFNGICGTDLHEYYAGPIFVPTEPHPLTGQQLPLTMGHEFSGTITAVGDGVTGWSEGDRVAVEPIYKCDHCGPCRAGNYNVCQQIGFHGLMSDGGMAEYTVVPTSMLHRLPDSVSLELGALVEPMSVAYHAATLGDVGPGDTAMVFGAGPIGIGLWFALRGKGLADVFVVEPSPTRRAAIEALGASTLDPAGVDVPSFIADHTRGDGADAVFDAAGVTPAVGTALACVGSRKPMISVAIYEKPLETPLLNLVMNESRIQGSLCYTGADFEAVIALMAEGRYDTTGWVARIPIDDVIDEGFEALHAGKKMKVLVDPNGAQA, via the coding sequence ATGAGAGCAGCTGTGTACTACGGACCGAACAAAGTGGAAGTCGACGACGTCGCCGAGCCGGACGTGCGTCCCGGCACCGTCAAGCTCAAGGTCGGCTTCAACGGGATCTGCGGGACGGACCTGCACGAGTACTACGCCGGCCCGATCTTCGTGCCCACCGAACCGCATCCGCTCACCGGCCAGCAGCTGCCGCTGACCATGGGCCACGAGTTCTCCGGCACCATCACCGCCGTCGGGGACGGTGTCACCGGGTGGAGCGAGGGTGACCGGGTCGCGGTCGAGCCCATCTACAAGTGCGACCACTGCGGCCCGTGCCGCGCCGGCAACTACAACGTGTGCCAGCAGATCGGCTTCCACGGCCTGATGTCCGACGGCGGGATGGCCGAGTACACCGTGGTGCCGACCAGCATGCTGCACCGGCTGCCCGACTCCGTGTCCCTGGAACTGGGCGCGCTGGTGGAGCCGATGTCGGTGGCCTACCACGCCGCCACCCTCGGCGACGTGGGGCCGGGGGACACCGCGATGGTGTTCGGTGCCGGCCCGATCGGCATCGGACTGTGGTTTGCGTTGCGCGGCAAGGGGCTAGCTGACGTCTTTGTCGTCGAGCCGTCACCGACGCGAAGGGCGGCCATCGAGGCGCTCGGTGCCAGCACGCTGGACCCGGCGGGAGTCGACGTGCCGTCCTTCATCGCCGACCACACCAGGGGCGACGGCGCCGACGCGGTGTTCGATGCCGCAGGCGTGACACCCGCCGTCGGCACGGCGCTCGCGTGTGTCGGTTCGCGCAAGCCGATGATCAGCGTGGCGATCTACGAAAAGCCCTTGGAAACCCCGCTTCTCAACCTCGTCATGAACGAGTCCCGCATTCAGGGCTCGCTGTGCTACACGGGTGCGGACTTCGAAGCGGTGATCGCGCTGATGGCCGAGGGCAGATATGACACGACCGGATGGGTGGCCCGGATACCGATCGACGATGTGATCGATGAGGGCTTCGAGGCGCTGCACGCCGGCAAGAAGATGAAGGTGCTGGTCGACCCGAACGGAGCGCAGGCATGA
- a CDS encoding anti-sigma factor family protein produces the protein MTNEKPLDCYELVELVSDYLDDSLDLSTRARFDEHLLDCDGCANYLQQFRVTVATLGKVSEDAIEPAFRNKLLAAFRDWR, from the coding sequence GTGACCAACGAAAAGCCGCTCGATTGCTACGAACTCGTCGAGTTGGTGAGCGACTACCTCGATGACTCACTCGATCTGAGCACCCGGGCCAGGTTCGACGAACACCTGCTCGACTGCGACGGATGCGCGAACTACCTGCAGCAGTTCCGCGTCACGGTCGCCACACTGGGCAAGGTCTCCGAGGACGCCATCGAGCCGGCGTTCCGGAACAAGTTGCTCGCCGCCTTCCGCGACTGGCGCTAG
- a CDS encoding acetoin reductase encodes MTLNGKVALVTGAARGIGRGIALRLARDGADIALVDVAPDGINAVAEEITEIGCKATTFVADVSDREQVFAAVDHAAAALGGLDIMVNNAGIALVGPIADVTAEQLEKLWAINVNGVLWGTQAAVATFKTLKNNENGKISKIINASSIAGHDGFAMLGPYSATKFAVRALTQAAAKEHAADGITVNAYCPGVVGTDMWVEIDKRFAELTGAAEGETYDKFVGGIALGRAETPEDVAGFVSYLAGPDADYMTGQAGLIDGGLVFR; translated from the coding sequence ATGACACTCAACGGAAAGGTCGCGCTGGTCACCGGCGCCGCCAGAGGAATCGGCCGCGGCATCGCGCTGCGGCTGGCGCGTGACGGCGCCGACATCGCGCTGGTGGACGTAGCGCCGGACGGAATCAACGCCGTCGCCGAAGAGATTACCGAGATTGGCTGCAAAGCAACTACATTCGTTGCCGATGTGAGCGACCGCGAGCAGGTGTTCGCCGCCGTGGACCACGCCGCGGCCGCGCTGGGTGGCCTCGACATCATGGTCAACAACGCGGGCATCGCGCTGGTGGGCCCGATCGCCGACGTCACCGCCGAACAGCTCGAGAAGTTGTGGGCCATCAACGTCAACGGGGTGCTGTGGGGCACCCAGGCCGCCGTCGCGACGTTCAAGACCCTGAAGAACAACGAAAACGGAAAGATCAGCAAGATCATCAACGCGTCGTCGATTGCCGGGCACGACGGCTTCGCGATGCTCGGGCCCTACAGTGCCACCAAGTTCGCCGTCCGCGCGCTGACCCAGGCGGCCGCCAAGGAGCACGCCGCCGACGGCATCACCGTCAACGCGTACTGCCCCGGCGTGGTCGGCACCGACATGTGGGTGGAGATCGACAAGCGGTTCGCCGAATTGACGGGCGCCGCCGAGGGGGAGACCTACGACAAGTTCGTCGGCGGCATCGCCCTGGGCCGCGCGGAGACGCCCGAGGACGTCGCCGGCTTCGTGTCGTATCTGGCCGGCCCTGACGCCGACTACATGACCGGGCAGGCCGGCCTGATCGACGGCGGCCTGGTCTTCCGCTGA
- the ppk2 gene encoding polyphosphate kinase 2, translating into MLKGAEYYTVRDDDDDDPVLVHHPSGFEVDTWREGYPYDERMGRPEYEEQKRLLQIELLKLQNWSKANGLRHVIVFEGRDAAGKGGTIKRFMEHLNPRGARVVALEKPTERERTQWYFQRYVNHLPAAGEIVLFDRSWYNRAGVERVMGFCTPDQHEEFTHQVPLFEQMLVNDGISLTKLWFSVTQSEQRTRFTIRQVDPVRQWKLSPTDLASLDKWDAYTAAKEDMFALTDTDTAPWTVVKSNDKKRARINAMRYVLGKFDYDNKDREVVAEADPLIVGRALAD; encoded by the coding sequence ATGCTCAAAGGCGCCGAGTACTACACCGTCCGCGATGACGACGACGACGATCCGGTGCTGGTGCACCACCCGAGCGGCTTCGAGGTCGACACCTGGCGCGAGGGTTACCCGTACGACGAGCGAATGGGACGCCCCGAGTACGAAGAGCAGAAGCGGCTCCTGCAGATCGAGTTGCTGAAGCTCCAGAACTGGAGCAAGGCCAACGGACTGCGGCACGTCATCGTGTTCGAAGGTCGCGACGCCGCGGGCAAGGGCGGCACCATCAAGCGGTTCATGGAGCACCTCAACCCCCGCGGCGCCCGGGTGGTCGCGCTGGAGAAGCCGACCGAACGCGAACGCACCCAGTGGTACTTCCAGCGCTACGTCAACCACCTGCCCGCGGCAGGCGAGATCGTGCTGTTCGACCGGTCCTGGTACAACCGGGCCGGCGTCGAACGGGTGATGGGCTTCTGCACGCCCGACCAGCACGAGGAATTCACCCACCAGGTCCCGCTCTTCGAACAGATGCTGGTCAACGACGGGATCAGCCTCACCAAGCTCTGGTTCTCGGTGACGCAGTCCGAGCAGCGCACCCGTTTCACCATCCGGCAGGTCGACCCGGTCCGGCAGTGGAAGCTCTCGCCGACGGACCTCGCGTCGCTGGACAAATGGGACGCCTACACCGCGGCCAAGGAAGACATGTTCGCGCTGACCGACACCGACACCGCGCCGTGGACGGTGGTCAAGAGCAACGACAAGAAGCGCGCCCGCATCAACGCCATGCGCTACGTGCTGGGTAAGTTCGACTACGACAACAAGGACCGCGAGGTGGTCGCCGAGGCCGACCCGCTGATCGTGGGGCGTGCGCTGGCCGACTAG
- a CDS encoding LpqN/LpqT family lipoprotein, translating to MIAKSWLALALTATLLSAGCSQQVTGTAVTGAGSAPPSASGGEAAECTGVDAPLEDIPGEDDREPQLRIPVPAGWERNTMMDSQIIRFAIVATDLVADEFATNAVVTLEAARGNQSPDDVFDQNRGNLETMMGAFDLEVESNTTCGLPSETTRYVAPPMGPAPERPIIMHAVVANNAGTTYLATLTIQTTDPDNPTYISDSQEIIDGFQMLLPSS from the coding sequence ATGATCGCGAAATCCTGGTTGGCCCTTGCATTGACGGCGACACTGCTGTCGGCCGGCTGCTCCCAGCAGGTCACGGGCACGGCGGTGACCGGCGCGGGCAGCGCACCGCCGTCGGCATCGGGCGGCGAGGCAGCCGAGTGCACAGGCGTCGACGCACCGCTGGAGGACATCCCGGGCGAGGACGACCGCGAACCCCAGCTGCGCATCCCCGTCCCCGCGGGCTGGGAGCGCAACACGATGATGGACAGTCAGATCATCCGGTTCGCGATCGTGGCCACGGATCTGGTGGCCGACGAGTTCGCCACCAATGCCGTCGTCACCCTGGAGGCGGCGCGCGGCAACCAGTCCCCCGACGATGTGTTCGACCAGAATCGCGGAAACCTCGAAACCATGATGGGAGCCTTCGACCTGGAGGTCGAGAGCAACACCACATGCGGATTACCCTCCGAGACAACCCGTTACGTCGCTCCGCCGATGGGACCGGCGCCGGAACGGCCGATCATCATGCATGCGGTCGTCGCCAACAATGCAGGCACCACCTATCTCGCGACGCTGACCATCCAGACCACCGACCCCGACAATCCGACGTATATCAGCGATTCGCAGGAGATCATCGACGGATTCCAGATGCTGTTGCCGAGCTCATGA
- a CDS encoding DedA family protein, with translation MATDGTAELDGLAGWTIDVTERLGGPGAGLAIFLENLFPPLPSEVILPMAGFAARLGQFSAVEAIVWTTIGSVTGAWVIYLLGAWLGHNRMRRLATKLPLVDAEDIDKSAAWFERHGAKGVFFGRMLPLFRSFISVPAGTERMNFVLFTVLTALGSLIWNSVFVGAGYALGANWHLVEPYASTLQYLVLFVVVAFLGWFVVTRVRRRRAR, from the coding sequence GTGGCGACAGACGGAACCGCCGAACTCGACGGTCTCGCCGGTTGGACCATCGACGTGACGGAACGCCTCGGCGGACCGGGCGCCGGCTTGGCCATTTTCCTGGAGAACCTCTTTCCGCCTCTGCCGAGTGAGGTGATCCTGCCGATGGCAGGATTCGCCGCCCGGCTCGGACAATTCTCCGCGGTGGAAGCGATCGTGTGGACCACCATCGGCTCGGTCACCGGGGCGTGGGTCATCTACCTCCTCGGGGCCTGGCTCGGCCACAACCGGATGCGCCGGCTCGCGACGAAGTTGCCGCTGGTGGACGCGGAGGACATCGACAAGTCCGCGGCGTGGTTCGAGCGTCACGGCGCCAAAGGGGTGTTCTTCGGCAGGATGCTGCCGCTGTTCCGCAGCTTCATCTCCGTGCCCGCAGGCACCGAACGGATGAATTTCGTCCTGTTCACGGTGCTGACCGCCCTGGGCAGCCTGATCTGGAACAGCGTATTCGTCGGGGCAGGGTATGCCCTGGGGGCCAACTGGCACCTGGTCGAGCCCTACGCGTCGACTCTGCAGTACCTCGTACTGTTCGTCGTCGTCGCGTTCCTCGGCTGGTTCGTCGTCACGCGCGTTCGTCGCCGTAGGGCGCGATGA
- a CDS encoding flavin-containing monooxygenase — protein sequence MTSTLDPQTTQAVTPQQRIEAWLADFEAALAVRDIERVTGMFAVDSFWRDLVSFTWNLKTLEGRDQIADMLTARLIETSPSGFRTREPAEADGDVTSAFIEFETAAGRGTGHLRLRSDSGTDQAWTLLTALQELKGHEERKGASRVLGAVHGDDPDPRSWAEKKAAEDAELGRTTQPYTLIIGGGQGGIALGARLRQLGVPAIVVDKHERPGDQWRKRYKSLCLHDPVWYDHLPYMPFPQNWPVFAPKDKIGDWLEFYTRVMEVPYWPKTTCLSASFDDASQTWTVEIDRDGERLTLHPTQLVLATGMSGKPNVPTLPGQDVFRGEQHHSSAHPGPDPYVGKKAVVIGSNNSAHDICKALYENGVDVTMVQRSSTHIVRSNSLMEIGLGALYSEQAVESGMTTEKADLTFASLPYRIMHEFQIPLYDQMRERDKEFYDRLEAAGFELDWGADGSGLFMKYLRRGSGYYIDVGACDMVADGRIKLAHGQVDHLTEDAVVLSDGTELPADVVVYATGYGSMNGWAADLIGQDVADKVGKVWGLGSDTPKDPGPWEGEQRNMWKPTQQPNLWFHGGNLHQSRHYSLYLALQLKARYEGMATPVYGLQEVHHLS from the coding sequence ATGACTTCCACTCTCGACCCTCAGACAACACAGGCAGTGACGCCTCAGCAGCGCATCGAAGCGTGGCTCGCCGACTTCGAGGCGGCGCTCGCCGTCCGTGATATCGAGCGCGTGACCGGCATGTTCGCCGTCGACAGCTTCTGGCGCGACCTGGTGTCGTTCACCTGGAACCTCAAAACCCTCGAAGGGCGCGACCAGATCGCCGACATGCTCACCGCGCGCCTGATCGAGACCTCCCCGTCCGGTTTCCGCACCCGGGAACCTGCTGAAGCCGACGGCGACGTGACATCCGCGTTCATCGAGTTCGAGACCGCCGCGGGCCGCGGGACCGGACATCTGCGCCTCAGAAGCGACTCGGGGACCGATCAGGCGTGGACCCTGCTCACCGCCCTCCAGGAGCTCAAGGGCCACGAGGAGCGCAAAGGCGCGAGCCGCGTGCTCGGCGCGGTGCACGGCGACGATCCCGATCCACGGTCCTGGGCCGAGAAGAAGGCCGCCGAGGATGCCGAGCTGGGACGCACCACCCAGCCCTACACCCTGATCATCGGCGGCGGCCAGGGTGGCATCGCGCTCGGTGCGCGGCTGCGGCAACTCGGTGTCCCGGCGATCGTCGTCGACAAGCACGAACGGCCCGGCGATCAGTGGCGGAAGCGGTACAAGTCGCTGTGCCTGCACGACCCCGTCTGGTACGACCACTTGCCGTACATGCCGTTCCCGCAGAACTGGCCGGTGTTCGCACCCAAGGACAAGATCGGCGACTGGCTGGAGTTCTACACCCGGGTCATGGAGGTGCCGTACTGGCCGAAGACGACGTGCCTGTCGGCCTCCTTTGACGACGCCTCGCAGACCTGGACGGTCGAGATCGACCGCGACGGTGAGCGGCTGACGCTGCACCCCACCCAGCTGGTGCTCGCGACCGGCATGTCAGGCAAGCCGAACGTGCCGACTCTGCCCGGTCAGGATGTGTTCCGCGGTGAGCAGCACCACTCGTCGGCCCATCCCGGGCCCGACCCCTACGTCGGCAAGAAGGCCGTGGTGATCGGGTCGAACAACTCCGCGCACGACATCTGCAAGGCGCTGTACGAGAACGGCGTCGACGTGACGATGGTGCAGCGCTCGTCGACACACATCGTCCGCTCGAACAGCCTGATGGAAATCGGCCTCGGGGCGCTGTACTCGGAACAGGCGGTCGAGTCCGGCATGACGACCGAGAAGGCCGACCTGACGTTCGCGTCGCTGCCGTACCGGATCATGCACGAGTTCCAGATCCCGCTGTATGACCAGATGCGGGAGCGGGACAAGGAGTTCTACGACCGTCTCGAAGCGGCAGGCTTCGAATTGGATTGGGGTGCTGACGGTTCCGGGTTGTTCATGAAGTACCTGCGCCGGGGGTCGGGCTACTACATCGACGTCGGCGCCTGCGACATGGTGGCCGACGGCCGGATCAAGCTGGCCCACGGCCAGGTCGACCACCTCACCGAGGACGCGGTGGTGCTCAGCGACGGCACCGAGCTGCCCGCCGACGTGGTCGTCTACGCGACCGGGTACGGCTCGATGAATGGCTGGGCCGCCGACCTGATCGGCCAGGACGTCGCCGACAAGGTCGGCAAGGTGTGGGGCCTGGGCAGCGACACCCCGAAGGACCCCGGCCCGTGGGAGGGCGAACAGCGCAACATGTGGAAGCCGACCCAGCAGCCCAACCTGTGGTTCCACGGCGGCAACCTGCATCAGTCGCGGCACTACTCGCTGTATCTGGCGCTCCAGCTCAAGGCGCGCTACGAGGGGATGGCCACCCCGGTCTACGGGCTGCAGGAGGTCCACCACCTGTCCTGA
- a CDS encoding prolyl oligopeptidase family serine peptidase produces MTDAQEQTDPHLWLEEVTGDDALAWVREHNDPTVAELAGERFDQMRAEALEVLDTDARIPYVRRRGEYLYNFWRDAKNPKGLWRRTTLQSYTTEQPDWDVVLDVDELAAADDTNWVWAGADVIEPDHSLALISLSRGGSDAAVVREFDMRTRTFVDGGFELAEAKSQVSWEDENTLLVGTDFGDGSLTESGYPRLVKRWRRGQPLSEADTVFSGAEADVLVAGSRDRTDGFERTLISRALDFFNEQVYELRDGELIRIGTPTDASISIHRSWLLVELRTDWTYGTRAYPAGSLLAADYETFLAGTAEPQVVFTPDQHTSLHHYAWTRDRLVVVTLADVASRVQVYTPGSWTAEPVTGLPENTNTSVVAADPLGDEIFLDSSGFDTPSRLLHGAAGGELTEIKRAPSFFDAADIEVSQYFATSDDGTAIPYFVVSHRHRKSAGPTLLGGYGGFEVARTPGYDGVLGRLWLSRGGTYVLANIRGGGEYGPTWHTQAMREGRHLVGEDFAAVARDLVARGITTVEQLGAQGGSNGGLLMGIMLTKYPELFGALVCSVPLLDMKRYHLLLAGASWVAEYGDPDNPDDWEFISEYSPYQNISPDRRYPPVLITTSTRDDRVHPGHARKMTAALEAAGHPVRYYENIEGGHAGASDNPQIAFRAALVYEFLLRTLNGH; encoded by the coding sequence GTGACCGACGCCCAGGAACAGACCGACCCGCACCTCTGGCTGGAGGAGGTCACCGGCGACGACGCACTGGCCTGGGTGCGGGAGCACAACGATCCGACGGTGGCCGAGCTCGCCGGCGAGCGCTTCGACCAGATGCGCGCCGAGGCGCTGGAAGTCCTCGACACCGACGCCCGGATTCCGTACGTGCGCCGGCGAGGCGAGTACCTCTACAACTTCTGGCGCGATGCGAAGAATCCGAAAGGGCTCTGGCGACGCACGACGTTGCAGAGCTACACCACCGAGCAGCCCGACTGGGACGTGGTCCTCGACGTCGACGAGCTCGCCGCCGCGGATGACACCAATTGGGTGTGGGCGGGAGCCGACGTCATCGAGCCCGACCACTCGCTGGCGCTGATCAGCCTGTCGCGTGGCGGGTCCGACGCCGCCGTGGTCCGCGAGTTCGACATGCGGACAAGGACATTCGTCGACGGTGGGTTCGAGTTGGCAGAGGCCAAGTCGCAGGTGTCATGGGAGGACGAGAACACGCTGCTGGTCGGAACCGACTTCGGGGACGGCTCACTCACCGAATCGGGTTATCCGCGCCTGGTGAAGCGGTGGCGGCGTGGGCAGCCGTTGTCCGAGGCGGACACCGTGTTCAGCGGCGCCGAAGCGGACGTGCTCGTGGCCGGCTCGCGTGATCGCACCGACGGGTTCGAGCGCACGCTGATCAGCCGTGCTCTCGATTTCTTCAACGAGCAGGTCTACGAGCTGCGGGACGGCGAGCTGATCCGCATCGGCACCCCCACCGATGCCAGCATTTCGATCCACCGGTCCTGGCTGCTGGTCGAACTGCGCACGGACTGGACGTACGGAACCCGGGCGTACCCCGCCGGCTCCCTGCTGGCCGCCGACTACGAGACGTTCCTGGCGGGCACCGCGGAGCCACAGGTGGTGTTCACCCCCGACCAGCACACGTCTCTGCATCACTACGCGTGGACCCGCGACCGCCTGGTCGTCGTCACGCTGGCCGACGTGGCCAGCCGTGTGCAGGTGTACACACCCGGGTCGTGGACCGCCGAGCCGGTCACGGGATTGCCGGAGAACACCAACACCTCGGTGGTCGCGGCGGACCCTCTCGGCGACGAGATCTTCCTGGACTCCAGCGGTTTCGACACACCGTCGAGGCTGTTGCACGGCGCGGCCGGCGGCGAGCTCACCGAGATCAAGCGGGCTCCGTCGTTCTTCGACGCCGCCGACATCGAGGTGTCCCAGTACTTCGCGACCTCCGATGACGGCACCGCGATTCCGTACTTCGTGGTCAGCCATCGGCACCGGAAGTCCGCCGGGCCGACCCTGCTCGGCGGGTACGGCGGATTCGAGGTGGCCCGCACCCCCGGTTACGACGGGGTGCTGGGCCGGTTGTGGCTGTCACGCGGAGGCACCTACGTGCTGGCCAACATCCGCGGCGGAGGAGAGTACGGGCCCACCTGGCACACCCAGGCCATGCGAGAGGGCCGTCACCTGGTGGGCGAGGACTTCGCCGCCGTGGCAAGGGATCTGGTGGCGCGCGGGATCACCACCGTCGAGCAGCTCGGCGCACAGGGCGGCAGCAACGGCGGGCTGCTGATGGGCATCATGCTCACGAAGTACCCCGAACTGTTCGGCGCCCTGGTGTGCAGCGTCCCACTGCTGGACATGAAGCGTTATCACCTGCTGCTGGCAGGCGCGTCCTGGGTCGCCGAGTACGGCGACCCGGACAATCCGGACGACTGGGAATTCATCTCGGAATATTCTCCCTACCAGAACATTTCGCCGGATCGGCGATACCCGCCGGTACTGATCACCACGTCCACCCGCGACGACCGGGTGCACCCCGGTCACGCGAGGAAGATGACTGCGGCACTCGAGGCGGCGGGGCATCCCGTGCGGTATTACGAGAACATCGAAGGAGGCCATGCCGGCGCGTCCGACAATCCGCAGATCGCCTTCCGCGCCGCCCTGGTGTACGAATTCCTTCTGCGGACCCTGAACGGACACTGA
- a CDS encoding YkgB family protein: MTTLTRATLINRLPALHSASAVLARYGLVVVIAWIGALKFTEYEANGIAPLVSESPLMSWVYDIFSVTTFSTLLGILELGAALLIAVKPWWPAPSMAGSAIAIGLFTATLSFLFTTPGVFEASAGGFPVLSSTGQFLIKDVALLGIAAWTLSDAIRSSRA, encoded by the coding sequence GTGACCACCCTGACCCGCGCCACGCTCATCAACCGGCTTCCCGCGCTGCACAGCGCGAGTGCCGTGCTCGCCCGCTACGGCCTCGTCGTCGTCATCGCCTGGATCGGTGCGCTCAAGTTCACCGAGTACGAGGCCAACGGCATCGCACCCCTGGTGTCGGAGAGCCCGCTCATGAGTTGGGTGTACGACATCTTCTCGGTGACCACCTTTTCCACCCTGCTCGGCATCCTTGAGTTGGGTGCCGCGCTGCTCATAGCGGTCAAGCCCTGGTGGCCTGCGCCGTCGATGGCCGGCAGTGCGATAGCCATCGGGCTGTTCACCGCCACGCTCAGTTTCCTGTTCACCACCCCCGGCGTTTTCGAGGCGTCAGCGGGTGGTTTTCCGGTGTTGTCGTCGACCGGGCAGTTCCTGATCAAGGATGTCGCGCTGCTCGGTATCGCCGCCTGGACGTTGTCCGACGCGATCCGCAGTTCCCGAGCTTGA
- a CDS encoding crotonase/enoyl-CoA hydratase family protein, with translation MPPPRFETLLYTTRAAVATLTLNRPDQLNTIVPPMPDEIEAAIGLAERDPAIKVIVLRGAGRAFSGGYDFGDGFAHWGEAMNTDGRWDPGKDFAMVSARETGPTQKFMAIWRASKPVIAQVHGWCVGGASDYALCADLVIASDDAVIGTPYARMWGAYLTGMWIYRLSLAKVKWHSLTGEPLTGKEAAAVELINESVPFEQLEARVAEIAEKLSGIPLSQLQAQKLIVNQAYENMGLASTQTLGGVLDGLMRNTPDALQFIDTAANEGVRSAVERRDGPWGDYSQAPPDRRPDPSHIIAPYGDERA, from the coding sequence ATGCCCCCACCGCGTTTCGAGACGTTGCTCTACACCACCCGCGCGGCCGTCGCGACCCTCACGCTGAACCGGCCGGACCAGCTCAACACGATCGTTCCGCCGATGCCCGACGAGATCGAGGCGGCGATCGGCCTGGCCGAACGCGACCCCGCGATCAAGGTGATCGTGCTCCGCGGGGCCGGGCGCGCCTTCTCGGGCGGCTACGACTTCGGCGACGGGTTCGCGCACTGGGGTGAGGCGATGAACACCGACGGCAGGTGGGATCCGGGCAAGGACTTCGCGATGGTCAGTGCCCGGGAGACCGGGCCGACGCAGAAGTTCATGGCCATCTGGCGCGCGTCGAAACCGGTGATCGCCCAGGTGCACGGCTGGTGTGTAGGTGGGGCCAGCGACTACGCGCTGTGCGCCGACCTCGTCATCGCCAGCGACGACGCCGTCATCGGCACACCGTATGCCCGCATGTGGGGCGCCTATCTGACCGGGATGTGGATCTACCGGCTGAGTCTGGCGAAAGTGAAGTGGCACTCGTTGACCGGTGAGCCGCTCACCGGAAAGGAAGCTGCCGCAGTCGAACTCATCAACGAGTCGGTGCCCTTCGAGCAGCTGGAGGCGCGGGTCGCCGAGATCGCCGAGAAGCTGTCCGGCATTCCACTGTCCCAGCTTCAGGCGCAGAAGCTCATCGTCAACCAGGCCTACGAGAACATGGGGCTGGCCTCGACGCAGACGCTGGGCGGGGTCCTCGACGGCCTGATGCGCAACACCCCTGATGCGTTGCAGTTCATCGACACTGCCGCCAACGAGGGCGTCCGGTCGGCCGTCGAGCGCCGCGACGGGCCGTGGGGTGACTACAGCCAGGCGCCGCCGGACAGGCGGCCCGACCCGTCGCACATCATCGCGCCCTACGGCGACGAACGCGCGTGA